In Melioribacteraceae bacterium, the DNA window ACCCGGTTTAGGGCTGAAAATTGGGATCTCACCGGTATATAGATAAATTACGCCATAACCGAAAATGAAAAGTACAAAGAGCAGAATAATTGTTGAATAAATTCTCGAAGTGTTCAGATTGAATTGATTACGATAATTCCTGATCGTTTCGATTGTGCAGATTTCTTTATTCAATTTAATTATATAAACAAGTCCTGCGCCCAATAGAAAAGTGAAAGGTCCGATCAGAACCTGAAGCCAGACGATTGGCGGCCATTCATGTTGTAGGCGGCTTAACTTAAGATCCGTCAACCCGATTGCAAGTAGCCAGACTAATGCAAAAATCTTTCCCGGTGAGAATACGTCCACTTTATTTCGCAATAAATATAAAATTATAAGCAGACATCCGATGAACGATATTACAGATACCCAGCTCAAAATATCAGAATCTCCTGAAGAGAAAATTATTAATTATCGATGACCTTTCGGCTCCGGTGAATCCAATAAAATATGAAAGTCCTCCGTACAACAAGAGCGTAACCACGGTTGCAGCTATGGTTGAATCAACCAATAGAAATGAAAAGATTATGAGGCCCAGAAAAAATAAAATCTTAATACCATTGAGCCACTCAAATAAAAATTTCCGGTTCGGAATGATATATCCTAATCCGACTAGAACATTAATACCAACTGAAACCCACGCAGCCCCAATAATTCCATAATACGGAATTACTAATGAATTAATAATAAGGTTGAGAATCGTTGCGGTAATTACCACATACATTCTTATCCTCTGCCGGTTAGCTGTTGTAAGCATCAGGGCAAAAGGTTCAACAGAAAATCTTAGTAGAATTACAAATGAAAAGATCTGCAGTACGGGGATCGCCTCGTTAAATGCTTTACCCCCGAAAACGATAGTGATAATTATATCGGAATTAAAATAGAGTAAAATTGCTACCGGAAGGGCAATAAAGAAAAGAATTTTAAAAAGCAGCCGGCCTATATTACTCCATGATTCTCTATTATTTACGAAAACCTTTGATAACATCGGCAGAATAGTACTGATTGCAATCTCGGGAATCAGCAGGAGCATTAACATGATCTTAAATGCAGCCTGATAAATACCTGCATCCTGATCACCTCGAATAAAGCCGAGAAGAATTGTGTCGATCTGAAAATAGAGGTTGCCGAAGAGGAAATGAATCCCGTAAACAAGAACACTTGCCAATGTTATTCTCCAACCCGAAAAATCAAGTTTTATTAAATCTCCGCCCACAAGTTTTCTTGATTTAATAATTGAAATAATAAGTCCGACGAATCTTGCCATTACAAAACTGATCATTAAAAAGTAAAGATCTACTTTCAGTGTGCCGAGCAGAATAAGCAGTGACAGCAAAATGAGGTTGGTTATGAATGAAATTTTAGTTTCAAACTCAAATCGTTCGTAACCTCTGAAAATTGCATTAAAGAAGTTGGTAAACGTTGTAAAGATCATATAGAGGACAAGGACATAGATAATATTTCTGCTTCCGGGACTGAATGCTTTGAAAGCCGGAATCAAAAGCATAAATGTTGTACTCAGAAGTGTGAAGAGTATTTTCATCGAGAAGAATTTCCGGCCGATATTAACAACGTCATCCCTGTTCTTAGCCACTTCGGTAGTAAGAAGCACATCAAATCCGAAATCGGCAACAACAATAAAAATGGTTGCAAGTGTGTAAGCGATTGTGAACTGGCCGTATTCCTCAGGTCCGTAGAGACGGGCAATACCGACAAATATTAAAACATTTGTAAATAATCTGATCAACTGGGACATAGAAACAAACATTGATTTTTTCCATAGCGAATTACTTTCCGGATTCATTTTCCTGGCCAATTTCAGATTATCTCTTTTGATTTAACTCTTGATGAAAAAATCTTTCTTCACAGATTTAACGAGAGTATCAAACCTCTCCTGATCGATAAGTCTCAGATTTTTTATTGCCTGCCAGATCATCACCGCCGTCATTGAAATGGAGAAAGAGATAACGAATGAGAGAAGGAGATATAGCAGAACTTTAGGTTTTGATTTGCGTTCGGCTGGTCCGGCATAATCGAGAACCAGTACACTGGGAGTGTTTCTTGCTTCTTCAACTTTTGCCTGTTCGTAAAGTGGTTGAACAAACTCAAGAATTTTATATTGGAT includes these proteins:
- a CDS encoding flippase, whose translation is MNPESNSLWKKSMFVSMSQLIRLFTNVLIFVGIARLYGPEEYGQFTIAYTLATIFIVVADFGFDVLLTTEVAKNRDDVVNIGRKFFSMKILFTLLSTTFMLLIPAFKAFSPGSRNIIYVLVLYMIFTTFTNFFNAIFRGYERFEFETKISFITNLILLSLLILLGTLKVDLYFLMISFVMARFVGLIISIIKSRKLVGGDLIKLDFSGWRITLASVLVYGIHFLFGNLYFQIDTILLGFIRGDQDAGIYQAAFKIMLMLLLIPEIAISTILPMLSKVFVNNRESWSNIGRLLFKILFFIALPVAILLYFNSDIIITIVFGGKAFNEAIPVLQIFSFVILLRFSVEPFALMLTTANRQRIRMYVVITATILNLIINSLVIPYYGIIGAAWVSVGINVLVGLGYIIPNRKFLFEWLNGIKILFFLGLIIFSFLLVDSTIAATVVTLLLYGGLSYFIGFTGAERSSIINNFLFRRF